In the genome of Candidatus Eremiobacteraceae bacterium, one region contains:
- a CDS encoding carboxypeptidase-like regulatory domain-containing protein has product MRHAFILAALCAAVTSLAGCNTGNGGPVGQGNYGTVFGTVTDSVTGKPIAGASIVISMVINPHTDSNGMYRVTGVPLDSPGLDESVVASDAGYQTQTKSVHVAAAGQQYEVDFQLVAIH; this is encoded by the coding sequence ATGCGTCATGCGTTTATTCTTGCGGCACTCTGCGCGGCGGTCACATCGCTCGCGGGATGCAACACCGGCAACGGTGGACCCGTAGGACAGGGCAACTACGGCACCGTTTTTGGCACCGTGACCGACAGCGTCACGGGCAAACCGATCGCCGGGGCGAGCATCGTCATCTCGATGGTCATCAATCCCCACACCGATTCCAACGGAATGTACCGGGTCACGGGGGTTCCGCTAGATTCCCCCGGATTAGACGAATCGGTCGTTGCGAGCGATGCCGGCTACCAAACGCAGACGAAAAGCGTCCATGTGGCCGCCGCCGGCCAGCAGTACGAGGTCGATTTCCAACTCGTCGCGATCCATTAG